From Salminus brasiliensis chromosome 12, fSalBra1.hap2, whole genome shotgun sequence:
CACACTTAACCTTAAGGGATTTTTAAGGGTAATCTTACGTTTTGGGAGTTGTGATAAAGAACAAATCTGTTTGGAGGTACCTATGGAAAATGTAGAATATGGGGCctttattttaatacattttgaatATCTATATTTATTCTCACTTTTCTCTTCTAGAAACGAATGACGACCAGCTGCAAGATCTTTCCTGCTACTACCGTCCACTTTTCCGACACCATTTACATTTTTCTCCAGGAACACATGAAGAGGTGCAACCATGACTTCACTGCTGGAATCAGAAGAGATTAAATGTGAGGATCTAGAATTTGCAGAGAGCTCCAGTCCTCAGCCGACCTCGTCTGAAGACTTCTTTGCCGACACGTTTCACAGTGAAGGCCAAAGAAGTACGTTCAAGGAAAGGACCCACCACTGCTTGGTGTGCGGCAAGAGCTTCACCGTACAGAACCATCTCCAGAGACACCTGCGCattcacaccggagagaagccGTTTGACTGCCCTGAGTGTGGAAGGAGCTTTAGAGACAAAGGTAATCTGAAGAtccaccagcgcattcacacaggcgAGAAGCCGTACGACTGCGAAGAGTGCGGAAGGAGTTTCCGAGAGAGAGGCACCCTCaaaaaacaccagcgcattcacactggagagaaaccctaTTACTGCTCAGAATGTGGGAAGAGCTTTAATCAGCTGAGCAGCCTCCagacacaccagcgcattcacacggGTGAGAAGCCGTACGACTGCCTGGAGTGCGGGAAGAGCTTTAATGTACTGAGTCACCTCAAAACGCACCGgaacattcacacaggagagaagcgcTTTAGCTGCGACGACtgcgggaagagttttaatcggCAGAGTCATCTCCAgctacaccagcgcattcacaccggGGAGAAACCGTATTACTGCTCCGAGTGTGGCAAGAGCTTCAGGCATTCGAATACTTTAAAGACACACAAGTGCATTAACAAGGAGGTGGAAACGCAGGACACCAGCTTGTCAGATCAAGATGGTGATTTTTATTATCAGGTCATTTTAGTTTGACGTCAGTAATGtcatttctttctctgtttttttttttgtgattcaAATCGGTTGCTAGTGGCAATTGTTAAATGACAACTCCACCGATGTTTCCCCAAAAATCTGCATATTTCAACCTAGGGTTTGACAAAAAAATCACCCCAGCTAATAGGAATATCCAATATGTATCTTTTTCTCTGATTGTTGAAATGGCAATTCAAAAAACACCTTCTCTAGTGCTTAAGTAGAAGAACACAACAATACTGGAACCATATTTTTACTCTTTGGATCTGCCTTGAATTCCCACCAGTGACCACAAAGCACGCCTTAGACCTCTGTTTCAGAGAGACTTATCACACATGGCCAGGTTACTCTTCAAATTCTTCTTTGATAGCAGTGGTGTTTGGCCAGAGCAAGCATTAAACTCCTTGATACATTGTGCTGCCCACTACAACATTCTTGAAAGCTTGGTGAAACTGTAAACCTCCCAACCATTTGTTGCTGTGAGAATAGCCATGTGTATGTGCATGAGTCCCTATCAGTTACTACCTGTGTTAGCTAATTAGCATCGTTAGCTGCAGCTGACCAGTGTTCCACAGATTTCTCTGAAGGATGTTCTCTATAGCCCCTTTTAGACATGCGCGATAAACCAGAACTTTTCCACACAGTACCTggaggagctgtatgtgtgaacgcaAATGTCCGGATCATTTGCACCCGACATTACCCGGACTCTATCCTGCCAGCCCCTTAGTATGCGGTCCACATAATGTCCGagtgagcccatgtgtgaaCAGAGAAGGTCATTTTCCAGAGCATTCACAGTGGGCCATGCTGTACTTTCTGCACCTGCTACACAGGTGCCACCCCTTGTCAAAACCATGTGGAACATGTACTCCTGTACTGAGAACAAGACATAAGAGATGAAGATTTATCTACTCTAGTTCTGCCATTACACCTTTTTGAGACCTGTCCAGGAGAAACTTTGTAAATTCTGCACCCACCTTCATTTCATTTGTGTGTCATAATTAactccattttggaaaagcacttccaAGCTGATCGACTAATAGTACATTTAAGTGCCTTGCCCAAGAGCAGAACCAGAAGTTCCCAGTCAATCCTGAATTTGAAATGCGACCATCCAGGTGCCAGCCTACATTTCTTAACAGGAGGCAACTAGCCACCCCACAGGCTTGTTTATGAGAAATCAGTTAAACACATTTCATTTAAATTGATTTAAAAAGTGTGTTAGGGTTCATTTCATGTAAAGTGTATCTAAAATTGTCAAATCATGCTTtccatgtttttaatgttaattatgTTTTCTTGAAATCTGTTAGATAGCTGTTCTTTCTTCAAACCAACTTTTCCCCAAAAACTTTCTAAAGGATCAACgcactttatatttataatgttctgatatttacatttttattatttataaacacAATCATTAGGTTCACGTTTTTAACCTGGTCTCAAGAGAGATTCGTACATATGTGACTAGAAGACCATTTCAGGTTTCATACAATGTGTGCTAAATAGAGTTGGACCGACATGGATATtcacaaaattaaaataaagcaaCCCAGACACGCAGAAATGAAAGGATTTGGACAGAGAATGTTGCAAAGTAACTAATTTGACTACCTGAACCTATGCCTCAGCCTAACCTTAAACGTAACCTACTTACGTTACACCTAAACATAGGCCAAACTAAGCCAAACTCGAACTTTAACCATGACCCTAGACCCTAGAAACTCTTACCATTTCTGCAGGCATTTCTGCAGgaaaagcagaatgctgtggAGCCTACACATACATGACagaatgggttgtgtgtatttggcaaaacacaGCACCACAACTGGAcgggagctccttgtgaatcgtaaaaaaatttatatatatagatatgaaTTTCTTGGGGTGCACTTTAGTGGTATATGTACGAGTTGTATGAAGAATTGTTAATTATTGGTCTTTAGCAAATTAAGTTTCTGGCGCCTGAGATGTTTTCTAACACTAGTTTTGGCCTAgaatgtgttttaaaaaaaaacattaaacggTAATGTTAAAGAAATACATGCAGGGCATTGTAAAACAAACTAGTACCCATACATAACCTCTCAGATTTCTCATTGTTTATCCATTATCAGCATTACATATAAACCTTCCTGTTTGCATTGTAGATCACAATGCCTTGTTCTTATCAACACTAATGTACAGAAATAAGAGTTGACAGGTTTCTCTGCAGTgcagcatttacatttaggacTGTTCAATTCTGCGATTGAATTATGCAGATATTTGGGATACAGAAACTTTCCCCATGGTCTGTGATTTGCATGCCTCTCTCCTTGTGTGATTATTATGTATGTAACGACTGTGTGAGTTAGAGCTGTACTTTGTATTGTTTCTTAATCATACTCATGACCTTTGCCTTTGCGATACTGatattgattgcattcagccacgagAGCATTAAGGAGATCAGGTACTGTTTTCtaatgattagttctggatgaTTAGCCCAAGCATCTctccaactcgtcccaaagatactggatgaagctccagtCCTCCAGAGAACGCAGCTCCACTGCCCCCCACCTTTAGGCTCTGGCTGatatacagtgtgttttatttgaatttGATGAAACATAATTGTTGTACGCGTACATTGTTGTCATGTTTGTCATTGTTTGATGGAACAAGGTCAGAAGTGTATACTCAAGCAGGCAAGGCTACAGAATTGTGTGTGGGAGGATAATTCATCAGATTCAGTCAAAACAACTGGCCTTACAAGACCTCAGGATTTGCCCATTTGATAAAACGGCAAGTTTGCAGTGACCATAAAATTGACAGTGTTGCACGTCTGTAAGAACTGCATATTAACACTATCTTCTGACTCTGAGTTTACCCAATTTACCCAGAATAAACAACATGACTAACCTGTAGTAGCCTAGGTTttttacactcactcacatgcAGCAGACTCGAGATTCTCCAAAAGGGGATGGTTCAGAGGCGGTACATTGGTGACTGTGGTGCGTTCAAACTGGCTTGCAAGTGGGAGGTCGAAGCTTAGCatccaaataaaatgtgttcatttagCTTTACCTTCAAATTGGAAAACTACTTGAGCATGAATTAGCCATTCGTAGCGCTGTCTGGTACCAACATCCAATCAGTAAAATGCTACCCAAAAAGAAACAAGGTACTGCTAACCAGTCATACAGCACAAAACGGtccagaaacacagaacacaaagCTAATcatggctggctgttttttggTGGCGGACCTTAAccaaccagcaccacacacaccaccatatcaTTATCAGAGTCCACCGTTCACATAATTGTGAAACGGGCCAATTCTGAACAGTGTAGAGGGTGCCTGAGAAATAATGCATTACAGTAGATAGTGGGTAATGTAGATGGAGCTTATTctgaccagtgagtgaaagcagaTTTCGAAGACCAGAATAaatatcaatacatgaatataaatataaataataaataagtatttggacacctgcctTTTTATgtatggtttcttctgaaatcaaaagtattaaaaaaagttttactgtccagggagggctttttactagattttgaagcattgctgtgagaatatgatggcattcagcgacaagaatgttagtgaagtcaggatgctggatgatcccccctcatcccaaaggtattgaatAGAGCactgtcattccagagaacacagtcactctgttccacagctcagtgctgggggcctTTAATCCCTTTTatcccacacctggctttagcCATGGTGCAAGTTGGTTCATGTTTCTGCTCCAGatcatttctattctattctattggcaatacctcactacggggactagacaagcatgtGCATTAAAAATAGCTgactgcatttattagaaggggtgtccacaaacatttgggcatatagtgtatctaatGTGTTTATTGATGCATTCATCCATGTTGTACAGATCAGTGGGGTCCGAGTGAGTTCTGGAGATCTTCTGCCCTGGAGATGTATTATTAAGATGCTTTTTGTGCACAACTACAGTGAACTCAGCAAAAATTGAGACATATTGTCATGAGTGGAGACTCTcaaaacataacacaacaaggtaggcaatatttttaatatttcactTACTTGTTCAGAGGTGACTGTATAAAGCATGGACAGCGACCATCGATAGCTCtgaaaagtgaagcaaccacaggtctaacgcctctgctggctggttgcagtttGATGTGTAGCTCTGCACATCctcatatgtttcaatgacaaaactcAAAAAAATCTCTGCTAATATTTTCCCTCTGCTAATATTGGCGCATTTTCTATTCCCCCCCGAAATCCTTTTATTTGAACCCTTATTCTGCTATATCATAAGAAGGCAGGGTTACACTTtttaagtgattgacagcccgCAGGAAATGCTTCACACTCTTTCTTAGCGGGAGTGGAACCTGCAGGAACTGGCAGTTTAACTGTTAAAACATTGCTTTTCTCAGACAAAATGGCTATCCAGGATATAAAAACCCACTGTAAACTCAGtaaaggtggtctgagacaggCTTGGTCAGGGAGAAGGGGgcaggtctaccaaatgagtatgCAAACCTGGCTCCGCCTCTGCTCTCTACCCCGCAGACtgtggttgcaaatttgacaacatggtggaCAATTTTGGCTTAATTTCTATAGAACTAAAGGGAATGGAAACACAGTGTCCATGTCATCTACAGTCACTGGGTGGAGGACTTGTTTGCTTAGACTACTGCCAGAACATAAATCCTATACACGACATGTAAGAAGGGTGAACTCCAGTGCACTCCACGCTCACATCTAAGGCTTAGTTTAACTCTGCTCTCTGTTCCTATACACTCCTTGTCCTGTCCTCTATCTGTGACTTTCAGCTTCTTCCCTAATGCTGACTTTTCTCAGTGTCCTCTTTGCCTTCTTCCTGACAGTTCGGCTTAAGGTGCTACTAAAGTGACAGGAGGTTAGATGACCATGAGTGGGAGCCCAGCTGCCACCTTTGCAAAGCTTTGCAGCTCCTTTCCTCAAGCCAGTATCCACCTAAATACAGACCCAGCTCACATCCCTCTGCTATAAACACTTGCACAGGCATGGTAATGCACTCACTGCAGTGCACTGTATGTATCAGGCCAAATACCTTCCCACAGCCTTCTATTGTAGTCAGTACACACATGCACTGTGGCTTCTTTCAAATATACATTCTCACATATCTACAGTGGCAAGCAAAGGTTACCGTACATAGTTCAGTGAGTAAGTAAAAGATgcactgatctccaaaaggcatcaGTGGGAAATATTTGAGCTCTcaaacataatatatataatttagcaGCCATATGCTCCTCTACGCAGCTGCCTATCactctgaaaataaaacaactgGAGGAGAATGATGAGAAGATAGTGAAGTATTTTCAGGCATTTTCTACTGTAATTAAGATGTAACAGGAACTGTGGAGCTCTTGGTTAAAATATTTACtaaaaaataacttttaatGAACTATTATTCCCTCAACTATTAACAGTAACTAAAATTTTGACCAGGgatgcccaaacgtttgcatgtCACTGTATTCATTACTCATATCTTCAGCTCTTTTAAATATCAAGAGATACTGTCTTGTTCTTTTTTAAGGTGTTAATATGGCCAATTTAACAAACTTGATTAGATTTGCATATTTACATAGAAATCGTTCAAACTCTTAAATACGTTTGCTATTAATTTTACTGGTAATAACATTTCTTGTTTAGTGCAAGGCCCCGTACACATGTATCCagaatttttttaaaacagaGATTCCCTTTCCtacattttcttttaatatttcCGTCCACACAGAGATGAAAACGCTTGCATAagcatgctagccctgtatgGGACAATTATTGTACCTCATAAAACATCATGAAGCAGGAAGAAAACACAGAAGTTTAATTCCAAATTACACATTATCCCCTATGTAGTGTCACAAATCTTACTATGCAAGTCACAAATTGTCACAAAGACGTTGTATTTTAATAACTTATGTAGTTCAATATGGAGAGAGTAAGGAGGTCCCtgagattcagccagaaacatgcTTGTGTTGTGATGTTCAGCGACCAAAAATGCCATTTCCTTGTGGACGGGAGGCCAAAATGCAGCCAAAAACCTaacgtttttaaaaatatgaggATACGTGTAGACAGGGCCTTGCATATGCTGTGATCTTTTTTCCAGTGGTCAGTACCACTCCTGTCCAGATTGGACCTTTGTATGTTGTTAAACAGTAGAAAAGGGATTCCATTTGCACTTGTGCTGAATGTGGTCAAAATCTGTCTCTAAACATCTTCCAGTGTGGTTCTAGTGATGAAATTGTTCACATCTAACCATGTTTTGCTCTATGTCAACATTGTTTGTAGCCATTTAGGGGGAAAAACGGTTTTAATAGATCTTGATAGTCCTCATGTACGTCACAGCTCAGGAAATATCATTGTCTCTCATTGCATGTACTCCATAACTGCTGTGTTCCTCACTCCAGACGCCATCACAGAGAAGAAGAAGTTGGGGAAGAAGGGCCTTGCATAAATAGCTGCTTTAGAGATGGAGTGGGCCATGATGATctcgttgtttttgttgttcaaGGTTTTCAGAAGCTCACTGGCCATCTCCTCTGGTGAAATGCCTTGAGGCTTCTGTCTGGTGAGTGCTGCAGGTTTGAAGGATAGACACTCGTGAGCATGAAGGTGAGATGATTCAGTGCCGAAGGAGGAATCGTATGTTGTAACATTACGAGACGATGGTGAGGTGGACATACCTGACAGGATGGATTTTGTTGTGGTGGTTTGCTTGACTGAGGGAGCAGCTTTGATAAAGGTGTGACTGAGAGTACTAACGGAGATGCCGTACTCCTGGACCTCGGCTCTAAGGCAGTCGAAGAAGGCCTGCACTGCATGTTTTGAGGCAGCGTCTGGAACAGAAGAAGATCAGCAAGGATCATTTAGGTTCCCTGTATTCAAACTTGTTCCCCACGAGAGCACTTGACCTCTACATTTGATCACTCGTTAGCCCATGATAGCCATTAGCTGTACTCACAGGTGGTGCGGAAAGGTACGGCCAGTTTCCCCTGAATGCTGTTGACCAGGAGGATGTGGCCAGACCTTCTAGTGATCATAGAGGGCAGGACACCTGCAATTGTACAGTATATAAAAAGTATATCAAAGATGAGTGGTCCACTCTTGGGTTTCGCTTGTGTACTGTACCTTTGGCCAATGTGATGGGTCCAAAGTAGTTGGCATCCATAACCAGCTTGTCCATCTCCAGAGACAGCGTCTGCGCTGGCGCCTTCACTTTCATGCTACTGTTGATGATGAGTACGTCCAGGCAGCCGTAACAGTCCAGCACATCTGAGACCACTTCTGGCAAGGACTCTGTATCAGCGAAGTCCAACTCCACTAGCTTAGGTGGAAACGTCTGACAAAGAGTGAATGACAAAGACTCGTCCCATTTTATGTATGTGGATGTGTTGGTCGTGTTGAttgtagggctgtgtattgacaGAGAGACCTGTATTGCGctatattgcgatactgtaagcaaTAGCAATAGCAATATCTATGTTTTATTGCTTTATAATACAGATTTTACTATGTATTTAAAATGTCTCCCTTtgctggcctcagtggggaGCTCATGCACAGGCCATGTACTGTAGTGTGCAAAGGCTAAGCTCCGCCCTTCACCTGAGGCTCATCTTTAGCACACAGATGCTGTTCATGATTGGACTGATCAGGACTCCTCTTAAGCTTCTCAGTTTTGGATGCTGTTTGTGATGTTACTGTGAATCTCTGATGTGGTTGTGGTGCTTTGTTGTGGTCTGTGTTTTGGCCCATTTGCTTTGTAGTCTGACCCGGATTATGGATTTGCCTGAATTGTAACTGCCTGCCTGCCTAACCTGACGATGAATGTTGCTATAGCCCTAATAAAAGTCTctctgcacatgcagcctgcctcaacaCTTATGTCATAAGTGTTAAACCTATTATAGACTAACCTGGGTGTCTGTTGGCACCTttctttcttcttattattatatagataCTTATTTGTTGTGataattgttaaaaaaaaacctcaaacatCATATTTAGGTAGAGCGTGTTGATTGGCCTGGCCAAGCTAACACTGCTAGATCATTGTGTTAATATTATCAATGCAGGTtcatataaaacacttttcatatATAGAATTCTTTCCTCATAGATAAATGGACACACTCAGAAAGGTTTCAAATctttttatgtttaataaaattggtTATATTTGTTAGTATCTTAAACCTTAGGGTCGATTAAATCGTCTAGTGGTCCATGAAAGCTTTTGTGGCCAGTTCTAAGAACTGAGAGTTGCAAAAGCTTGGGAGCCCCTTGACTAATATATTACTAAAAATATGGCACTGTTTATTTCTGGTCAGAATGAGAGTTTCAGTCAGTGACGTTACAGTAAGGAAAAGTTGGATAATGTAGTGGATAACACAGCCGATTCACATATGGGTGAATGGGCTTCAATCCTATGTTCAGACAGGAATAGAAAACACCACTATAATATACCAATAAAGCCAATCTTGAaggaataatttttttttacagttgaaAGTAATTGCAATTGCAACTTATTGAAATGTTATATCTTATtgaaatgttatatatatacagtacttaAAAATGCAGTAGCATTATCATGTTGTCATAATAGTGTAGTAGTGGATACACCACCAGCAGCACAGCATAGTGATTGTGATATTTAGGGATGCTATCTGTGAGGAAACGGTGACCCTTAGTCTGTCAGTGTCCAGCATTTGTCTTTTCCACAACATGTAGTGGTTTCTGATCCAATTGTTTTCTATGGGTCAGGTTATGTTTTAGAGTCAAGTTTGAGTTTTGAGCTGTCAGTACCATTTTTCCCTACTTACCAAAGTTGGGTCTGACTCATTCGCCAGCTGTTCTGCCAGATCTTCGAGCTTTTCCCAGTTCTTCCCACAAAGGATCAGCCGGGCTCCTGCCTTGTGGAACAGTTTTGCAGACTCTGGAAAAAAGGCCAAGCAGCAGAATGGAAAAATGGTCAACTGTCTGCAAACTAGCTgccaataacaaaaaaaaattgtgtgtgGAACAAAAGCATACCATTCCCCAGTGCTGATAATGAGTCTGTCATTAGCACTACTTTGTTTCGGAGTGTTGTTTTGTTCAGCAGCCGTAGGAGCACACCATACAGGTAGAATATCCCTGCTGTGACCAGCACCACCACAGGCACCAGAACAACTGCGGCCATGCCTGCTTTCTGAAAGAGACCATGCAATAGCAGTTTGGTATATTGAGCAATATAAAAGTGTGCTTTTAAAAGATTTATGCTTTAACAGCTCCTTACCCCACCTGCTGTCCACTGTATTAGATGGTTCATTTAATCATCAGTTTGCAGTTAGTTAGTTTCAGCTAAAACATGAATCTGTAGGATAAAGACCCTGAAAAAGACTCTGGCCTGCCAGCCGTCCTAAAgtcttattacaaacttctattaccaaggaatagctctgtatagaagtccctgtagttactaagtaatacgCCATAGTGTGAAATCACTAGGGGCTAAGGAGGCCGTTATAAGGCAAAGCTGATCTTTTTCATTAGCAGCAATTATAAAGCCTAAGACAGGAAAAGGTTCATGGGTAATTTTGGGTTGTAAATAAAAAGGCTGTATTTACATTCATCATGTTACCATccagacatgtataaagtactagagacccagacttgagtaaatgTACAAGTGCTCTAGTGCTCTATTAAAGGAGAAGTCTTCTTTAAGCACCATACTTAggtggaagtactaaagtattcaacattGTTTGTACTTCTAAACTCTTGTacttatatagttatatagtacAGAAATCTAAATCTAGTCTAAAGCTGATATCTGAGAATATCTGtttgagatgtgtgagtgagaagagCCTTTACATTGGTTTACAACAAGTGAAGGTTCTTAGGGCGAACCTTTTTTTGggaaaggtgcttcaactagTGGTTGAGCAATGATAAATACTGGCTAAAGATATTGTTGGCAGCTGGTAAAAAGACCACAACTAGAAAATAGATGCAGCAGGAGAGCAATGGATGgaaattatttacaaaaattCTATTACGAATGTTTTTTCAAAAAATTGGGAAAAATGGACTCTAACTTACCCTTTAACAGAGACTATGTGATATGTGCAATTGAGGCACTATGCAACAATATGAAGCTCCATATTGCCTGAAACATTTCCTGGTTGGAACTATTAGTCAACCTTTGTTCAGCTTTAGCCCAACCTGCCCTCTTTCTAGGGTTTgaaaaaattgtaaaaataatatatatatatatataaatgcatctttctttatagaaccaaaagagCATTTTCTATGGCACTGCACAAAGAACctatttaagagtgtacagtCTGGGGGCTCCAAATATATGGGCAAAAAGTAAACATTCACTGGTGGAGCTCCATATTGCCTGTAAAATGTCCTGGTGTGCATAGTAGTACTATGTTGGACCTATTAGTCAACCTTTGTTCAGCTTCACCTCAATCTGGCCTCTTTCGAAAggataatttaaaaaaagggcaaaaaagtAAACATTCACTGGTGGTGTGGTTCACTGTAAAATGCTTCAATGCCTATAAAAGCTTTACCACAAAGAGGTATTACATGAAATATTCACTTTCAATTCCTGAAACAGTGTTTTAccacctttaaaaggttcttcacattcacaaatCTCTTCATAAAACCAAACAAGGTTcctctgtggcatcgctcaaagaatcatttaaagcTCCTTTCTTTTTTGAGAGTGTAGAGTCTGGGGGCTCCAAATCCACACCAGCGTgtactgtgtctgtgtttagagAAGAGCTAAATATATGATCTGCTCCTAAATATATTTCATATGCAAATTCCAGTCATGTAAGTTAGATCCAGACAGGTTCCATTCGTTTAAATGAGAAACAAGCAGAGGTACAGTCAAGATGCATCAACAACAACGTTCCCTTCACAGCAAATgagcaacagaaatgctccttcCAGTGTAAATTCCAGCAGTGCAGTAACACGAACAACCAGCACATGCACATAAGAAGCCCAGCAGACAGGCGATGCGCAGCTCTTTTGAGACTTACAGAATGACGACCTTAGAAGTGTGAGGCTGTGGTGAGATTTTCAGCTTGTCTGTCTTTAGTTAATGGTATAAATGGTTGAGGATCTTTTCCAGTACCTCTTCCCACAGCTTGGCTCTGGACAGCAGGCTGAACTCCAGGCAGCGCTCTGAGATTTAAGTGCTTTTAATAGCACACAGCTGAAGCTGTCGCTTGTCATGCTGTTTGTATACATAGCAGCATTTGAAGCATTATTGCAGGAtaagttggg
This genomic window contains:
- the dhrs7ca gene encoding dehydrogenase/reductase SDR family member 7C-B isoform X2 yields the protein MAAVVLVPVVVLVTAGIFYLYGVLLRLLNKTTLRNKVVLMTDSLSALGNESAKLFHKAGARLILCGKNWEKLEDLAEQLANESDPTLTFPPKLVELDFADTESLPEVVSDVLDCYGCLDVLIINSSMKVKAPAQTLSLEMDKLVMDANYFGPITLAKGVLPSMITRRSGHILLVNSIQGKLAVPFRTTYAASKHAVQAFFDCLRAEVQEYGISVSTLSHTFIKAAPSVKQTTTTKSILSALTRQKPQGISPEEMASELLKTLNNKNNEIIMAHSISKAAIYARPFFPNFFFSVMASGVRNTAVMEYMQ
- the LOC140573804 gene encoding uncharacterized protein, producing the protein MTSLLESEEIKCEDLEFAESSSPQPTSSEDFFADTFHSEGQRSTFKERTHHCLVCGKSFTVQNHLQRHLRIHTGEKPFDCPECGRSFRDKGNLKIHQRIHTGEKPYDCEECGRSFRERGTLKKHQRIHTGEKPYYCSECGKSFNQLSSLQTHQRIHTGEKPYDCLECGKSFNVLSHLKTHRNIHTGEKRFSCDDCGKSFNRQSHLQLHQRIHTGEKPYYCSECGKSFRHSNTLKTHKCINKEVETQDTSLSDQDGDFYYQVILV
- the dhrs7ca gene encoding dehydrogenase/reductase SDR family member 7C-B isoform X1, giving the protein MAAVVLVPVVVLVTAGIFYLYGVLLRLLNKTTLRNKVVLMTDSLSALGNESAKLFHKAGARLILCGKNWEKLEDLAEQLANESDPTLTFPPKLVELDFADTESLPEVVSDVLDCYGCLDVLIINSSMKVKAPAQTLSLEMDKLVMDANYFGPITLAKGVLPSMITRRSGHILLVNSIQGKLAVPFRTTYAASKHAVQAFFDCLRAEVQEYGISVSTLSHTFIKAAPSVKQTTTTKSILSGMSTSPSSRNVTTYDSSFGTESSHLHAHECLSFKPAALTRQKPQGISPEEMASELLKTLNNKNNEIIMAHSISKAAIYARPFFPNFFFSVMASGVRNTAVMEYMQ